A single genomic interval of Oryza sativa Japonica Group chromosome 7, ASM3414082v1 harbors:
- the LOC4342413 gene encoding probable inositol transporter 2: MEGGVHEFDGSTFRECFSLSWRNPYVLRLAFSAGIGGLLFGYDTGVISGALLYIRDDFPSVDKNTWLQEMIVSMAVAGAIIGAAIGGWANDRYGRRTSILVADALFFAGAAVMASATGPAQLVVGRVFVGLGVGTASMTSPLYISEASPARIRGALVSTNGLLITGGQFLSYLINLAFTKAPGTWRWMLGVAAIPAVVQFFLMLFLPESPRWLYRKGREEEAEAILRKIYSAEEVEREKEELKESVEAEARERSSSEKTSLVALLMTTATVRRGLVAGVGLQVFQQLVGINTVMYYSPTIVQLAGFASNQTALALSLVTAGLNAAGSLVSIYFIDRTGRRKLLVISLAGVILSLALLSAVFHEATSHSPPVGAAETAHFHGGALTCPDYSSRSSSSFWDCTRCLKAAAASAGCGFCAAGGGDKLRAGACLAAAAAASNATARDACRGEGREWYTRGCPSRYGWLAMAGLALYIAAFSPGMGTVPWIVNSEVYPLRHRGVCGGAAATANWVSNLAVAQSFLSLTDAIGAAWTFLIFGGLSVAALAFVLVCVPETKGLPIEEVEKMLEGRELRLRFWAKRRHHHGGDGDGGGEKTGGV; this comes from the exons ATGGAGGGAGGTGTTCATGAGTTCGATGGCTCAACCTTCAGAGAGTGCTTCTCCCTCTCATGGAGGAACCCTTATGTCCTTAGGCTCGCCTTCTCCGCCGGCATCGGTGGCCTCCTCTTCGGCTACGACACCG GTGTGATTTCAGGAGCTCTGCTTTACATCCGTGACGATTTCCCTTCAGTTGACAAGAACACATGGCTTCAG GAGATGATCGTGAGcatggcggtggccggcgcgaTCATCGGGGCGGCGATCGGCGGGTGGGCGAACGACCGGTACGGCCGCCGGACGTCGATCCTGGTGGCCGACGCGCTCTTcttcgccggcgcggcggtgatGGCGTCGGCGACGGGGCCGGCGCAGCTGGTGGTGGGGCGGGTGTTCGTCGGGCTCGGCGTCGGGACGGCGTCCATGACGTCGCCGCTGTACATCTcggaggcgtcgccggcgaggataCGCGGCGCGCTGGTGAGCACCAACGGCCTCCTCATCACCGGCGGGCAGTTCTTGTCGTACCTCATCAACCTCGCCTTCACCAAGGCCCCCGGGACGTGGCGGTGGAtgctcggcgtcgccgccatccCCGCCGTCGTCCAGTTCTTCCTCATGCTCTTCCTCCCCGAGTCGCCGAGATGGCTCTACCGAAAG gggagggaggaggaagcagaGGCGATCTTGAGGAAGATATActcggcggaggaggtggagagggagaaggaggagtTGAAGGagtcggtggaggcggaggcgcgggagAGGAGCTCGTCGGAGAAGACGAGCCTGGTGGCGCTGctgatgacgacggcgacggtgcggcgGGGGCTGGTCGCCGGCGTCGGGCTGCAGGTGTTCCAGCAGCTGGTGGGGATCAACACGGTGATGTACTACAGCCCCACCATCGTGCAGCTCGCCGGGTTCGCCTCCAACCAGACGGCGCTCGCGCTGTCCCTCGTCACCGCCGGCCTCAACGCCGCCGGCTCCCTCGTCAGCATCTACTTCATCGACCGCACCGGGCGGCGCAAGCTGCTCGTCATcagcctcgccggcgtcatcctctccctcgccctcctctccgccgtgtTCCACGAGGCCACCTCCCACTCCccgcccgtcggcgccgccgagaCCGCCCACTTCCACGGCGGCGCGCTCACATGCCCGGACTACTCCtcccgctcgtcgtcgtcgttctggGACTGCACGAGGTGTCtcaaggcagcggcggcgtcggcggggtgTGGGTTctgcgcggcgggcggcggcgacaagctGCGCGCCGGGGCgtgcctggcggcggcggcggcggcgtcgaacgcCACGGCTCGCGACGCGTGCCGCGGCGAGGGGAGGGAGTGGTACACGCGGGGGTGCCCGAGCAGGTACGGGTGGCTGGCGATGGCGGGGCTGGCGCTGTACATCGCCGCCTTCTCGCCGGGGATGGGGACGGTGCCGTGGATCGTGAACTCGGAGGTCTACCCGCTGCGGCACCGCGGCgtgtgcggcggcgcggcggcgacggcgaactgGGTGTCGAACCTGGCGGTGGCGCAGTCGTTCCTGTCGCTGACGGACGCCATCGGGGCGGCGTGGACGTTCCTCATCTTCGGCGGGCTGTCCGTGGCGGCACTCGCGTTCGTGCTCGTCTGCGTGCCGGAGACCAAGGGCCTCCCCAtcgaggaggtggagaagatgCTCGAGGGAAGGGAGCTCCGCCTCAGGTTCTGGGCcaagcgccgccaccaccacggcggcgacggcgacggcggcggagaaaAGACCGGCGGCGTGTGA
- the LOC4342414 gene encoding uncharacterized protein, translating into MATVSDDYAQIDISTEEKDKLVAEVMRHVLFKTHQTAGCPIKREELTQIVTKNYRQRVLPALVIKEAGDRLAATFGYEMRELQRTRAPSTRSGRPSQQQVNVDAKSYVLVSKLDPEVYSKYVEHKEAAHVSGFAFVVISIVHLSGGKISEEDLWHQLRRLGLNESDENHPVLGNNKQALELLVQQRYLLKEKLSGPEGHSMMYELAERALDESISGKLKDYISQVVSTSTAAEVD; encoded by the exons ATGGCGACCGTCAGCGACGACTACGCGCAGATCGACATCTCCACGGAG GAGAAGGACAAGCTTGTAGCGGAGGTGATGCGCCACGTGCTCTTCAAGACGCACCAGACCGCCGGCTGCCCCATCAAGCGGGAGGAGCTCACGCAGATCGTTACCAAGAACTACCGCCAGCGCGTGCTCCCGGCACTCGTCATCAAGGAGGCCGGGGACAGGCTCGCCGCCACATTTGGCTACGAGATGAGGGAGCTCCAGAGGACACGCGCCCCGTCCACCCGCTCTGGCCGCCCGTCCCAGCAGCAGG TTAATGTGGATGCGAAGAGCTACGTCCTGGTCAGTAAGTTAGACCCTGAGGTGTACAGCAAGTACGTCGAGCATAAGGAGGCTGCCCATGTGTCTGGCTTCGCTTTTGTTGTCATTAGCATTGTTCATCTGTCCGGTGGAAAAATTTCTGAAG AGGATCTCTGGCATCAATTGAGACGGCTGGGTTTAAATGAGAGCGATGAAAACCACCCTGTTCTTGGTAACAACAAGCAGGCACTTGAACTCCTTGTGCAGCAAAG GTACCTACTGAAGGAGAAGCTTAGTGGGCCAGAAGGCCATTCTATGATGTATGAGCTTGCAGAGAGAGCATTGGATGAGTCCATCAGTGGGAAGCTTAAGGATTACATTTCGCAG GTTGTGAGCACAAGCACTGCTGCAGAAGTAGATTGA
- the LOC107277919 gene encoding uncharacterized protein translates to MAIPRVATALLAGRRRAAADIVFAGVRVHHHQGAARLLQPGNLAAARLWPPPTAFSYGGRVGSLGLGARRGMSGSSGGGGGRSSGGGIPGGDGKRRLEEWTRSVDSQLEEILTELQQLSAAQMNAVKVSTSSFQSLKRSMERTGKVTTAVISLSVTASVYLVLFALYCVGVKMAYIVDADEFAKKFAHSVLDDEEFKAKLDQTADRLGAIAVSAPFRKAQEWFFGKDSSPQDDLDLEASDTWEDWAVSFSFFALSLIRGMPVYENELWMRLYQLGVRRNKENEELLNILVAVGLISKKKKGKLTTYALVEEQYRECIDAGFRPKIVPILKKERERRSSPPT, encoded by the exons ATGGCGATTCCCCGAGTCGCCACCGCGCTGCtcgccgggaggaggagggcggctgCGGACATCGTGTTCGCCGGCGTCCGCGTGCACCACCACCAAGGGGCGGCGAGGCTGCTGCAGCCCggcaacctcgccgccgcccgcctctggCCGCCGCCAACCGCCTTCTCCTACGGCGGCAGAGTCGGCTCGCTCGGGCTCGGCGCCAGGCGCGGGATGTCCGGCTCtagcggcggaggtggtggccggAGCTCAGGAGGCGGCATCCCCGGAGGCGACGGCAAGCGAAGATTGGAGGAATGGACCAGGTCGGTGGATTCCCAGCTTGAAGAGATCCTTACCGAACTCCAACAACTAAGTGCTGCTCAAATGAATGCTGTCAAGGTCTCCACTTCCTCTTTCCAAAGCCTTAAgag ATCTATGGAGCGCACTGGAAAAGTCACAACAGCTGTAATTTCACTCAGTGTTACTGCATCTGTGTATCTTGTGCTGTTCGCGCTCTATTGTGTTGGGGTTAAAATGGCCTATATCGTTGACGCCGACGAATTTGCCAAAAAATTCGCACACAGTGTCTTAGATGATGAGGAATTCAAGGCAAAGCTAGATCAGACAGCAGATAGACTTGGTGCCATAGCAGTGTCCGCTCCCTTTAGGAAGGCTCAGGAGTGGTTTTTTGGTAAAGACAGCTCACCTCAAGATGATTTGGATTTGGAGGCTTCAGACACTTGGGAAGACTGGGCAGTTTCCTTTTCCTTCTTTGCTCTGTCATTGATCAGAGGAATGCCAGTTTATGAGA aTGAACTGTGGATGCGTTTATACCAGCTTGGAGTTAGACGCAACAAGGAAAATGAAGAACTTCTGAACATTTTGGTTGCAGTAGG GTTGAtatcaaagaagaaaaagggTAAGCTTACTACCTATGCCCTTGTCGAAGAGCAATACAGGGAATGCATTGACGCAGGATTCAGGCCGAAAATTGTTCCGATCCTCAAGAAg GAGCGTGAACGGAGGAGTTCCCCCCCTACCTGA
- the LOC107277032 gene encoding uncharacterized protein isoform X1, whose translation MAMRYLAGKLRAPAPAAAALRRPRSLSANASQSQVGSPLDSSQIVRFDRPRSGKYTNGSTTELASSMKVVKNVDETIRQLHEEVAKMEAASKEIAEIIRYNRFHRRCIMGSVVLGVGLAGVSCVRYTRSYRKALREYYVVGLEMENKYSPRTPN comes from the exons ATGGCGATGCGCTACCTCGCCGGTAAGCTGCgggcccccgcccccgccgccgccgctctccgtcGCCCTCGATCCCTCTCCGCCAACGCCTCCCAGTCCCAGGTCGGCTCGCCCCTCGACTCGTCCCAGATCGTTCGTTTCGATCGACCAAGATCG GGAAAGTACACCAATGGAAGTACTACAGAGCTTGCGTCTTCCATGAAGGTTGTGAAGAATGTGGACGAGACAATTCGACAGCTACATGAAGAAGTAGCTAAAATGGAAGCTGCAAG CAAGGAAATAGCGGAGATAATAAGGTACAACAGGTTCCACAGAAGGTGTATAATGGGGTCTGTTGTCCTTGGGGTGGGTCTTGCAGGTGTCTCCTGTGTCCGGTATACTCGTAGTTACAGGAAGGCCCTCAGGGAGTATTATGTTGTCGGCTTGGAGATGGAAAACAAGTATTCACCACGTACTCCTAACTAG
- the LOC107277032 gene encoding uncharacterized protein isoform X2, with protein sequence MAMRYLAGKLRAPAPAAAALRRPRSLSANASQSQGKYTNGSTTELASSMKVVKNVDETIRQLHEEVAKMEAASKEIAEIIRYNRFHRRCIMGSVVLGVGLAGVSCVRYTRSYRKALREYYVVGLEMENKYSPRTPN encoded by the exons ATGGCGATGCGCTACCTCGCCGGTAAGCTGCgggcccccgcccccgccgccgccgctctccgtcGCCCTCGATCCCTCTCCGCCAACGCCTCCCAGTCCCAG GGAAAGTACACCAATGGAAGTACTACAGAGCTTGCGTCTTCCATGAAGGTTGTGAAGAATGTGGACGAGACAATTCGACAGCTACATGAAGAAGTAGCTAAAATGGAAGCTGCAAG CAAGGAAATAGCGGAGATAATAAGGTACAACAGGTTCCACAGAAGGTGTATAATGGGGTCTGTTGTCCTTGGGGTGGGTCTTGCAGGTGTCTCCTGTGTCCGGTATACTCGTAGTTACAGGAAGGCCCTCAGGGAGTATTATGTTGTCGGCTTGGAGATGGAAAACAAGTATTCACCACGTACTCCTAACTAG